The DNA segment GTATTTTTGGGGCAAATGGGGTATTTGGGGGGGAAATGAGGAATTGTAGAGGACAATGAGACATTTGGGGGGAAAATGGGACAATTGGAAGGAAAATGGGGTAATTTGGGGGGAAACAGGGTAACTGGGGGGAAATGGGGTATTTGGGTGGAAAAGGAGGAATTGTAGAGGACAATGGGACATTTGGGGAAATGGGGTAACTGGGGGGGAATGGGGGGATGGAGGGAAATGGTAATTAAGGGGGAAGTTGTCTTTTGAGAGGAAATTGGGGGGGGAATGGGGAATTGTAGAGGACAATGGGATATTTTGGGGGGAAAACGGGGCATTTGGGGGGGGCTGTCTGCAGGCGAGCGCTGCCCCGGCTGGAGGCTCAGCCCACCCCCACGCCGCTGGACACCCACCTCCGGGCCACCCGTCTTCACGTCCTCCGGTgcctggcggcggcggcggcggtgccaCCGAGGGCCGGCTGGGACACGTTGCTGCCGGTGGCCGAGGGCTGGCTGGGACGCGTGACCGCCCTGGCTGTCGAGGTGGGGGCTGAGGCTGGGatacgggggggggggtgggggggggtgtctcaTCGCTGTGATGAGCTGTGGCTGGGCTCAGCCCACCGGTCCCTGTGCCCACAGCCGCAGGCTGGGGTGCCTGAcgtgctgctgtggctgctgcgGGGCGAGCGGCGGGTGGCTTGTGCCCGTGTCCCCGCGGCCGATATCATGTTTTCCCGGAGCGGCCCCGGCACCTGCGGCCAGTTCTGCGGCCGGATCCAGACCCTCTTCCTGGTGGTAGGCACCCCATGTCACCTCCTTGTCACCTCTGTGTCCCCTCCGCGTTCCCCGCATCCCCTCCTTGTCACCTCTGTGTCCCCTCCGCATTCCCCGCACCCCACTCATGTCACCTCTGTGTCCCCTCCGCGTTCCCTGCATCCCCTCCTTGTCACCTCTGTGtcccctctgctttcccagcatCCCACCCATGTCACCTCTGTGTCCCCTCCGTGTTCCCCGCATCCCACCCATGTCACCTCTGTGTCCCCTCCGCGTTCCCCGCATCCCACCCATGTCACCTCTGTGTCCCCTCCGTGTTCCCCGCATCCCACCCATGTCACCTCTGTGTCCCCTCCGTGTTCCCCGCATCCCACCCATGTCACCTCTGTGTCCCCTCCGCGTTCCCCGCATCCCACCCATGTCACCTCTGTGTCCCCTCCGTGTTCCCCGCATCCCACCCATGTCACCTCTGTGTCCCCTCCGCGTTCCCTGCATCCCACCCACGTCCCATCCATGAACCCTTCACATCCCCGCCATGTCCCCTCCACATCCCCTCTCTGTCCCCTCTTCATGTcccctctgtgtcccctccaTACTTCCTCTATGTCCTCTCCAtgtcccctgcctgtcccctctgTGTCCTCTCTATAACTCCTCCATGTCCTCTACACATCCCCTCTTGTCCCATCCATGTCCCTTCCGTGTCCCTCCCACATCCCCATGTCACCTCTGGGTGACAGACAACCCGTCTGTCCCTTCCATGTCCCCTTGTGTCCCCTCCATATCCCTGCCATGTGCTTTCCACATCCCCTGTGTTCCCTCTATGTCCCTTCTAGATCTTCTCCATGTCCCCCTCCATGTCCCCACTACATCCCCCTGAACATCTCCTCTGTGTCCCTTCCATGTcccctctgtgtcccctccaCATCTCTTCCATGTCCCCCCGATCCCCTCTGCATCCTCCCCATGTCCCCTCTGTGTCCCTTCTAGATCTTCTCCATGTCACTTCTACATCCCCCCACATCCCCTCCATGTGccctctgtgtcccctccaCAACCCCTTTctgtccccaccatgtcccctCCATGTCTCCTCCATGCCCCTGTGTCCCTTCTACGTCCCTCTTAGACCTTCTCCAtgtccccaccatgtccccgCCAtgtccccaccatgtccccaccatgtcccctCCGACAACCCGCACCATGTCTCATGCCAtgtccccaccatgtccctgccatgcccccatgtcccccacCATGTCCCCCACCATGTCCCTCCCACGTCCCCCACCATGTTCCCACCATGTCCCCGCCAtgtccccaccatgtccctgccatgcccccatgtcccccaccatgtcccccaccatgtcccctcccacgtcccccaccatgtccccaccatgtcccctcccacgtcccccaccatgtccccaccatgtcccctCCAACAACCCGCACCATGTCTCATGCCAtgtccccaccatgtccctgccatgcccccatgtcccccacCATGTCCCCGCCATgcccccaccatgtccccaccatgtcccctCCCACGTCCCCCACCATGTTCCCACCATGTCCCCGCCAtgtccccaccatgtcccccGTCATGTCCCCCGCCAtgtccccaccatgtcccccACCATGTCCCCCACCATGTTCCCACCAtgtccccaccatgtcccccACCATGTCCCCTGCCATGTCCCCCGCCAtgtccccaccatgtcccctCCCACGTCCCCCACCATGTCCCCCGCCAtgtccccaccatgtcccccaccatgtcccctcccacgtccccaccatgtcccccACCATGTCCCCCCCATGTCCCTTGCCATGTCCCCTACCGTGACCCACGCTGCGGGGCACagggctctggggacacctgcACCCAGCTCCGGCTCCGGCTGTGGCTGGGACGGGTGGCTGACAGCAGGGACCTGCCGCGGCACCTGGAGGGCACCCTGCACGTCTACGTCGAGATGGTGAGCCCTAGGGCGGGGGGACCACCGCtgcgtgcccccccccccagcacccctcaaCCCCATGTCGTCTCCCTCCCAGTACGAAAACCAGACCAAGCTACTGGGCAAGTGGGGTTCCCGGGGGCTCCTGGGGCGCCCCAGTTTCTCCGACAGCGCCGGAAAAGCGGGGCTCCCCTGCCACCGGATCCACCCCCCCAAGGGCTGGCGCTGGAACGGACCCTGGACTGTGGAGCCCCAGCGGCGGTGAGTCCCATGGGATGGGGTGGTGACACCCACCCTGCCACCTTGGGGACCTCGGGTGATGCCAGCGTTGTCCCCttgtccccaggctgctgctggacaCGGAGACCAACATGGGCGAGGTGCTGGAGGACGTCTACGAGAACGAGAGCCGGCAGCCCAGCGGCGAGTGGGGACGTGCCGCCGTGGCCAGCACCGACGCCGTGAGCAGGGGACCACACgggtggcactggggggggTGCCAGCGGTGGAGTGGCACGAGTGCGCCAGGGCTCAGCTCTCACCCGGTGTTGCAGAGCGGCACAGCGGTGCCACCCAAAGAGGAGGTGGCATGTCCCCAGGGGTGGCACATCACCGACGGCTGGCGGGTGGATGTGACAGGGGCTGTGGATGAGGCCGGTGAGTGGGTGTCCCCAGCCAGTCACCCTGGGGTGGGTGAGGGTGGGGTGGTGGCAGTGCTGAGGAcacctgggtgctgctgcaggttgGGAGTACGGGGTGAGCGTggcccccggcagccccccggcagCATGGCACGCCACGGAGAAGACGTACCACACGCATCGGCGCCGGCGCTGGCTGCGCACCCGCCACAGAGACCCCAGTGCCCAAGGACCGGAGCAGGATGTggcctccttcctccagctggaTGGAGCGGTGGGGACAGTGACGGGgcagtggggatgggggggtggcAGGATGGGGTGGCAGGGATGAgggtggcagggatggggacagcaaGGACGGGGGTTGTAGGGACAAGGGTAGTGGGATGGGGGTGGCAAAGAGAGgagtggcagggatggggatggcagggatggggtggcagggatggggacagcagggacaggggtggcagggacagggtggcagggatggggatggcagggatgtggcagcagggatgggatggCACCAGACCTTTGCCCACTAGTGTGAGCAGCCCTGTCCATCCCCTTGTGCCATGCCACTCCGTCCCCATGCCACCCCGTCCCCATGCCACCCCGTGCCCATAACACCCCCTGGTGCCCCGTgtccccacagcacagccccgAGGCAGCGGGGGCCGAGGCCTGGGAATACAGTTCCCTCTGGGGTCGCCGCTTCCACCTGCAGCCCCGGACGGGCGACGTGTGCCGGCGGCGGTGCTGGCACCGGCGCATGGTGCCCACGCAGCCCCCGCCCGTGGCACCTCTCTTCCTGCTGGAGGGCTCCCTGGTAGGAGAGTGGGGGGGAATCTGGGGGCACGGGGGggtgagggagggagggtgggatgcaggggtggagggagagagggatgcagggagggagggaaggagggatggaggggtgcagggggggatggagggaggaatatggggagggatggagggagggatgcagggacagagggagggagggagggagggatgcagggagggatggagggagggagggaaggagggatggaggggtgcagggagggatggagggagggatgcagggagggagggagggagggagggatgcagggacagagggagggagggagggatgcagggagggagggatgcagggagagagggatggagggagggatgcagggagggagggagggatgcagggagagagggagggatgcagggagagagggagggagggagggagggatgcagggagggagggagggagggatgcagggagagagggagggagggagggagggatgcagggagagagggagggagggagggaggggtgcagggagggatggagggagggagggaaggagggatggaggggtggagggagggatggagggaggaatatggggagggagggatgcagggagagagggagggagggagggatggagggaggaaTACAGGGAGGGACAAAGGGGGGAATacagggagggatggagggagagagggagggggggagggagggagggagggtggcAGAGACAGGGATGTCGGGGAGGGGGATGCAGGGCTGAGGGGACAGGTGGGTGATGCAGTGGCGTGACACCGGGGCGGTGGGACATGGGGCAgcgggctgcagggctgggggcagcagggccgggggctCCCCCACCCCACGTCGCGTGGTGCCGCAGGGCATGGAGGACCTGGCCGAGGAGGACAAGCCGGCCGTGGCGGAGCAGCAGGCGCAGGGCTCGTGCCGGACCTCCCCCAAGCAGCCCATGCCCCTCATCCTCTGCACCTTCCCACGTGAGCTCCGGGGGACACGGGGGAGGGGACCAGGCCCGGCCAGGGGGGTGCCAGGtcccccccctccagcccctgcctctcccGCAGGACCCAACTTCTTCCAGCTCCGCTGTTACATCTTCCAGGCGCTGGAGCTGGCACCCCGCGGCACCAAGGCCACCGCAggtgggacccccccccccccggcccccaccccagggtgggcaccccagggtgctgaCGGTGTCACTGTCCCCCAGACCCTGTCGCCCACGTCTCCTTCGTGCACGTCAGCCAGAGCACCCAGGTGCTGCCTGGCACCCGGGACCCCCTCTGGGACCAGACGCTGCTTTTCCACCGGGTCCTGCTGTACGGGGACCCCCGGGGGGTCTGGCATGAGCCCCCCGCCGTGGTGGTGGAGGTCTTCGACCAGGACAAAGCGGTACGGCACGCatgggttgggggggggggggtggcacccatgggtgggggCAGCACCCATGCCCAAGCAATGCTTTGCAGGGTGCCGGTGCTTTCCTGGGGAGGAGTGTGTGCGCCCCAGATGTTTGGCTGGATGTGGGGCACCGGCGGCCCCCCCGGCTCCGGCGTTACCCACTGCAGGGACCGGGGGGGCCGgccggggagctgctggccgccttCGAGCTGCTGTACGATGCCGAGGTGAGGGGCTGGCCGGGAGGTGGCATGGGGGGGCACCCAGGTGATGGGGTCCCTCCCACCATCACCGtctgtgtccccctcccccgGCAGGATGGGCGCCTGGCACAGGTCAGCACCCCGCCGTGGAGGCAGGGGGTTTTCAGCGTCCCCCTGGGCGTCCggccactgctgcagctggtggcactggAGGTGAGATCTGGGGGACCCtgggtggggacagggaggggcacaggctggggacagggacggggtgaggaaggggatggggacaaggacagggaaagggagggggacagagggagctgggggaaagGACGTGGATTGGAACAGGGATGAAGAAGGGGATGGATGAGGTctgggagggggacagggatggggacagggacagggagagggatggggacagggggcGCTGGGAGCAAGGGCATGGATTGGAACAGGGGTGAAGAAATGGATGGACAAGgtctgggatggggacagggatgaaggtgggatggggacaaggTCCAAGATGGAGACGGGGAGAAGGACAGGTTGGGACAGGGATGAGGGTCTTGGAGATGGGGTGGGGGCaaggacagggatgggggacaaggatgaagacaggctggggaTGAGGTCAGGGATAGGGAcaaggatggggacagggacggggatggggacagggatgaggTCTGAAATGGAGACTGAgagaggagcaggctggggacagggacagggatgggatgagggcaaggacagggagaaggatgggacagggggagctggggacaaGGACATGGACTGGAACAGTGACAAAGACAGGATGGACAAGGTCTGGGATAGGgaatgggatggggacagggatgaaGAAGGGGGTGGCCATGGGACAGGCACAAGGACAGGGATGAAGGTGAGGACAGGCACAGAGGGACGAAGACAAGATGGGGACAGGATGGGGCTGGAGATGGGGACAGGGCAAGGACGGGGACAGGCACCTTCAGCATCCCGCTGGGAATGCGACCCACGCGAGGTGACCTCTGAGCACCCAGGGGACCCCACGGGGGTGACAGctgctgggtgcccccccccaggtgctggcgtgggggctgcgggggctgcctAGGGGCGTGCGGGCACCCAGCCTGGAGGTGCAGTGCGGGGGCCGGACCCTGCGGACCCCCACCATCACCGACCTCGCCGCTAACCCCAATTTCCCCATCAACGCCTTCCTGCTGATGCTGGTGAGGATGTGGGGGGTGGGTAGGGGGGTGGGAGCACCCCACCCGTGGGTGCTGCCGCTGGCACCCTGGGGTGACGGCGCGACTCGGCCCCAGCATCTGCCGGCGGAGGAGGAGTACGTGCCCCCCATCCGGCTGCGGGTGCTGGACATGCGGGATTTCGGGTACCGGCCCGAGGTGGGGCAGGCCTGCGTGCGGGGCCTGGAGCGGtactgctgccagccccacgggaaggggcagccccccagctctggaACCCCCCAGACCAGCTCGGgtgccctcctgcctggctctggtatggccctgcccagcccagccctggtaCCCCCCTGCCTCATCCCTGCTCCCTGGtaccccctgccccatccctgcccagccctggtaCCCCCCTGCCTCATCCCTGCTCCTTGGtaccccctgccccatccctgcccagccctggtaCCCCCCTGCCTCATCCCTGCTCCCTGGtaccccctgccccatccctgcccagccctggtaCCCCCCTGCCTCATCCCTGCTCCCTGGtaccccctgccccatccctgccccatccccactCTCTGGtacccccctgccccttctctGCTCCTTGGTACCCCCATGCCCCATTCCTGCTCCCTGGtaccccccctgccccattcctggtacccccctgccccatccctaCCCAGCCCTGCTACCCccatgccccatccctgctccctggtacccccctgccccatccctgcccatccctggtaccccctgccccatccctgccctaTTCCTGCTCCCTGGtaccccccctgccccattccTGCTACCCccgtgccccatccctgcccagccctggtatccccctgccccatcacTGCTCCCTGGTACcgccctgccccatccctgctccctggtacccccctgccccacccctgcccagccctggtacccccctgccccatcactGCTCCCTGGTACTGCCCTGCCCCGTCCCTGCTCCCTGGtaccccctgccccatccctgccccatccctgctccctggtacccccctgccccatccctgctccctggtaccccctgccccatccctgctccctggTACTGCCCTGCCCCATTCCTGGtaccccctgccccatccctggtaATCCCTGGTacctcctgccccatccctgccccacacTGCCCACCTCCAGGAGGGTTTATTTGCCCCTCTCCTCtccacagctgctccctggggcaggATAGCGCAGGTGAGTCCCCCAAGCCCTTGGCACCTGGTGGCCCCAGCCCCCTGTCTCAGTTTCCCCCAGTAAAtccccttttctccctgcagcttCTGCCCAGGATCACCGCCAAGACCGGGGCTGAGGGCAAGGTGGGCACAGGAACGGGGCCACTGGCCACCAGGGCCACCCTTGCCCCCTGTCCCCACCTCACTCTGCTCCccaccaggctgcagaggagaagaaggaggcGGATGAAGATGAGGGTGAGGAAGACTGGTGGAGCAAATTCTACGCGGCCATGGGGGACAAGACAAAGAGCCGGCGAGGGACCAGTGGGGACAGGCTGAAGGTGAGCCGGAGCCTGGGACCCGGAGCAGGGGACAAGGATGGGGCCAGGGACAGGAACAGGGATGGAAGTGGGATAGGATGGGACAAGAATGAAGCGGGGGATTGGGAGGGGGATGGCTGGGGACAAGGACACAGATGGGGATAGAGATGGCGATGGGATAGGGACAAGGTTGGGGATGAGAAGAGGATGAGGACAGGGACAGTGATGGAGAAGAGGTGGGGAATGGGatgggacagggacaggggtgGAGATGGGATGGGGACTGGGAGGGGAAtaggctggggacagggacagggatgggatgggatgggatgggatgggatggggatgggatggggatgggatggggatggggatgggatggggatggggatggggatggggatgggatgggatggggatgggatggggatgggatggggatggggatgggatggggatggggatggggatggggatgggatggggatggggatgggggtggggatggggatgggatgggatggggatggggatgggatgggatggggacaaggTCTGGGTGGAGACTGGGAGGGCaacaggctgggcagagggacagggctggggacaaggacagggCTGAAAGTGAGATGAGGACAAGGATGGGGATGAAGACAGGATAGGAACAAGGATAagaaggggacagggatgggagaAGCACCAGGacggggatggggatgggaagaGGGCCGAGGCCAAGGCCAGGACCCGCTCCCCAGATCTACAGCTGTGAGCTGGAGGCGGTGCCCGACTTTGGGGGGCTGCAGGATTTCTGCCAGACCTTCCCCCTCTACCAGCCAGGGGGTCACCCTGAGGCGCGGGAGGACCCCGCGCCTGTGGGCGAGTTCAAGGTGGGTGAGAGCCCCCGGGGGGGACCCCAGGGCCGCAGGGGGAGCACCCCAGGGTGACGGCCGGGTGCCTTTCGCAGGGGCTTTTCTGTATCTACCCCCTGCCCGAGGACCCCGAGGTGCCCCCCCCACCACGCCacttccagcagctgccccccagccaACCCCAAAAGTGCCTGGTGAGGGTTTACATCATCCGGGCCTTCGACTTGCCCCCCCGCGACAGGAATGGGCTGGTAAggccacccatgggtgctgggcaggggtcCCCTGtgctgtccccctccccacaccacCCTGACGGTCCTCTCTCTGCTGCCAGTGTGACCCCTACATCCGTGTCTCGCTTGGGACGAAGAAGCTGGGACAGCGGGACCAGTATGTGCCCAACACCCTGGAGCCTGTTTTTGGCAGGTATGGCCAGGGTGGGTGGCCCGGTGGCACCGTTACCCCCAGTGGCACCATCACCCCTGGTGGCACCGGGCTGGGGGGTGCCTGGCACTGAGAGGAGGTGCCcaggggggctggtggggcccCATTCCCCATGTCAGCATGTCCCCATGCCCTGTCCCTCTGCCAGCAGGTCCCTATGCCACCAGGTTGACATGCCACTAGGTCCCCATGCCACCAGGCCCCCCTTCCCCACAACAGCAGGTCCCTGTGCCACCAGATGCCCCATTCCCCATGCTGGAGGGTCCCTGTGCCACCAGGTCCCCATGCCACCAGGTCCCCATGCCACCAGATGCCCCATTCTCAACATCTGCAGGTCCCAATGTCACCAGGTCCTCCTTCCCCACAACAGCAGGTCCCTGTGCCACCATGTCCCCATTGCCCATGCTGGAAAGTCCTTGCGCCACCAGGACCCCATGCCACCAAACGCCCCATTCCCCTTACTGGAGGGTCCCTGTGCCACCATGTCCCTGTTCCCCGTGCCACCCAGTCCCCATGCCACCAGATGGCCCATTCCCCATACTGGAGGGTCCCTGTGCCACCCAGTCCCCATGCCACCAGATGGCCCATTCCCCGTGCTGGTGGGTCCCCGTACCACCAAGTCCCTGTGCCACCAAGCCCATGCCTATGGGTGCCCACTCCCCATGCCAGCGGGTGCCACCCCTGACGTTGGGGTTGATGGCACTGCCACTTCCAGGCTGTTTGAGCTGACGGGCACCATCCCGCTGGAGAAGGACCTGCGGGTCACGCTGCTGGACTATGACCTGCTGCCCCCCGACCAGGAGATCGGCACCACCACCATCGACCTGGAGAACCGCCTGCTCTCCCGCTTCCGCGCCCACTGCGGGCTGCCCACCGTCTACCGCACGTGGGTGCCCCTGGAGGGGGACaccagggggctggggacatCGGGGTCCATGGGCCTGAGACCAGGAGTGGGCATGGGGTGGGCACAAGGATGGGGACGGGAGAGGCGTGAGGAGATGGTCgtggggtgggcacagggggatggggtgggTATGTGGGGGTGGGCACAGGGATGGGGTCAGGATGGGCACAAGCAGGTTAGGGTGGGGTGGGCATGGGGGTGGGCatggggtgggcacagggggatggagatggggtggggacatggggtgggcacaggggaTGGAGATAGGTGGGTACCatggggtgggcacaggggtgggcatggggtgggcacagggggatggagatgggatggggacatggggtggggcacagggggatggAGATAGGTGGGTACCATGGGGTGGGCACAGTGGTGGGCatggggtgggcacagggggatggagatggggtgggcacagggggaTGGAGATAGGTGGGTACCatggggtgggcacagggggaTGGAGATAGGTGGGTACCATGGGGTGGGCACAGTGGTGGGCatggggtgggcacagggggatggagatggggtggggacatggggtgggcacagggggatggagatggggtgGGCACAGTGGTGGGCatggggtgggcacagggggatggagatggggtgggcacaggggtggGCATGGCGTGGGCAcagggggatggagatggggtgGGTAAATAGGGTGGACATAGGGGGGGGTTGGCAcagggggatggagatggggtgGGGACATGGGGTAGACACAGGGTGGGCACAGGGGatggctgtggggtgggtggcagggggatggagatgggtggggacatgggggtgggcacaggggatggagatggggggTACGTAGGGGTGGGCACAAAAAGATGAGGATGGGGTTGGCACAGGGGTGGGCGAAGGGGGACAAGGGTGATGGCCAGGGAGGGGACACCCAGGAGGGGTAAcgccgcagcccccagcccacccactGCCCCACAGCACCGGCCCTGGGTGCTGGAGGGACCAGCTCCCCCCCAGCCAGACACTGGAGCACTTCGCCCGCGCCCGGGGGATGCCAGCACCCGAATTCAGCGCCGAGGGCACGACGGTGACCTTTGGGGACCATACCTTCCTCCTCAGCCAATTTGGTGGGTGGGGGTCGGGGTGGGGGtcggggtgggggtgcagggaggaCCGTGTGCGACAGCTCAGCCTTGCAGAGAGTGGCCCCCCCGCGTCCCGGCAGCCCGAGGCACCCCGCGAGCGCCTGGCCCTGCACGTCCTCCACGCCTGTCACCTTGTCCCCGAGCACCTCGAGACCCGCACCCTCTACAACAGCacccagcctgggctggagcaggtgaGGCTGGGgcaccctgaggtgggggggatgagggcagggagagggggatgGAGACCCCAGGGGGATGGGGACCTTGGGGTATAAGGGGG comes from the Falco naumanni isolate bFalNau1 chromosome 19, bFalNau1.pat, whole genome shotgun sequence genome and includes:
- the FER1L5 gene encoding fer-1-like protein 5, with product MLRLLVASAHVPRPTSSGHGVHVSARFRGVPRSTRVVPEERSPIWNETLVWPLGMCPLQPTASLTLRLRHWGQPAPQGDLGATTVSLDRLVADPGLPLALADVPLLDPRGQPTGCTVTFRCSYIPHGTAEDTAVLQGQVPLRAASPGTPHHPSKPSAGSKEDFQVRVRIIKGHQLQGNDIKPVVIVLIGQHRFRTRIRVGNNPYYNEVFCQNFHLTLAQLAVEPIRIQVLDSRATRAKAVIGIFQVRTVAEGRGVTPRSGRSHPLCHPRSWTSAPSAVRQEQEEPAGDEDVEANLLKPPPCAATLQLCVYRAEDLPQEAARQHLPSVGSKRGFVAAAVRVSFAGRTLCTRVMPPDANPEWNEVFFFPLRLPPICDEIQLAILSGSRSSKVLGTAVLHLSQISSAGAELEEGTPGFLPCFGPSFLPFYGPRPDAAGMLSTDTKVAYRGRVLLELSTHMRTPDGCQQATIAPEDVTRVQCHLPRHRFGLCGVFYSATMVPAGPELLRFELSLGNYGDMGDVTCKPAASVTPHGCPLFDGNRYHYLPWYGDKPVAAVTSSWEDASHRWDALNLLRALCRRLERNVAELRGARGDMVGDIGRRLLRQLAQDCGRALPRLEAQPTPTPLDTHLRATRLHVLRCLAAAAAVPPRAGWDTLLPVAEGWLGRVTALAVEPQAGVPDVLLWLLRGERRVACARVPAADIMFSRSGPGTCGQFCGRIQTLFLVGSGDTCTQLRLRLWLGRVADSRDLPRHLEGTLHVYVEMYENQTKLLGKWGSRGLLGRPSFSDSAGKAGLPCHRIHPPKGWRWNGPWTVEPQRRLLLDTETNMGEVLEDVYENESRQPSGEWGRAAVASTDASGTAVPPKEEVACPQGWHITDGWRVDVTGAVDEAGWEYGVSVAPGSPPAAWHATEKTYHTHRRRRWLRTRHRDPSAQGPEQDVASFLQLDGAHSPEAAGAEAWEYSSLWGRRFHLQPRTGDVCRRRCWHRRMVPTQPPPVAPLFLLEGSLGMEDLAEEDKPAVAEQQAQGSCRTSPKQPMPLILCTFPRPNFFQLRCYIFQALELAPRGTKATADPVAHVSFVHVSQSTQVLPGTRDPLWDQTLLFHRVLLYGDPRGVWHEPPAVVVEVFDQDKAGPGGPAGELLAAFELLYDAEDGRLAQVSTPPWRQGVFSVPLGVRPLLQLVALEVLAWGLRGLPRGVRAPSLEVQCGGRTLRTPTITDLAANPNFPINAFLLMLHLPAEEEYVPPIRLRVLDMRDFGYRPEVGQACVRGLERYCCQPHGKGQPPSSGTPQTSSGALLPGSAAPWGRIAQLLPRITAKTGAEGKAAEEKKEADEDEGEEDWWSKFYAAMGDKTKSRRGTSGDRLKIYSCELEAVPDFGGLQDFCQTFPLYQPGGHPEAREDPAPVGEFKGLFCIYPLPEDPEVPPPPRHFQQLPPSQPQKCLVRVYIIRAFDLPPRDRNGLCDPYIRVSLGTKKLGQRDQYVPNTLEPVFGRLFELTGTIPLEKDLRVTLLDYDLLPPDQEIGTTTIDLENRLLSRFRAHCGLPTVYRTTGPGCWRDQLPPSQTLEHFARARGMPAPEFSAEGTTVTFGDHTFLLSQFESGPPASRQPEAPRERLALHVLHACHLVPEHLETRTLYNSTQPGLEQGKVQMWVDIFPASLGPPGPPVDIMPRKPQRYELRCVVWNTRDVDLKDVNLLGQQMSDIYITGWLDGLEEQRQKTDVHYRSLQGDGSFNWRFVFPFEYLVAEQLCVLPRKEHFWSLDETVLKVPPKLILQVWDNDKFSADDFLGVLELELTRLPQPAQRPQDCTPMVQETPQTPWPWRRVQTPSWFSLFRQRRARGWWPCTVQEGSKRRLSGKVELSLELLTAKEAEERPVGKGRDDPNMYPTLPAPARPEWSFLWLQAPLRSLRYSICQQHRCRVSLALALLLLFALLLTFVYAAPGYLAMKLVNPLQSLHLAGSEHRAAEQHAASGAKP